Proteins from a single region of Gammaproteobacteria bacterium:
- a CDS encoding TIGR02584 family CRISPR-associated protein codes for MRDGLSPQIVTETLYALAVNPGPDTLSWAPTELRVLTTREGAEHARLLLFASDRDWFGRLVRDYPDAAFEALRFGPEDIEIIQSSDGAPIDDILTETDNRASADAITETVRRFTDDTECALHVSIAGGRKTMGFYAGYALSLYGRAQDRLSHVLISSPFESSWDFFYPTPYPRTIESRQTNRPIDAKDAEVSLADIPFVRLRHGLPRDLREGRASFSAAVGKVQENLGPPELVIDLKRRRIRAAGKLISLTPADLALLAVFAKRAQTNEPALPAPNKHVKESEWASRFLAEYRAIRGEMADTDATDEALKKGQSFIGQFF; via the coding sequence GTGCGTGACGGCCTTTCGCCGCAGATCGTCACCGAGACGCTCTATGCGCTTGCGGTGAATCCAGGGCCAGACACGCTTTCCTGGGCGCCGACGGAGTTACGAGTGCTTACCACGCGAGAAGGCGCCGAGCACGCGCGTTTGCTCCTGTTCGCCAGCGATCGCGACTGGTTTGGTCGCCTGGTGCGCGACTATCCCGACGCGGCCTTCGAGGCTCTGCGATTCGGGCCGGAGGACATCGAAATCATTCAATCGTCGGATGGCGCACCCATAGACGACATCCTCACGGAAACCGACAACCGCGCCTCCGCCGACGCCATCACCGAAACAGTAAGACGCTTCACCGACGACACCGAGTGCGCGTTACATGTGTCCATCGCGGGCGGGCGCAAGACCATGGGCTTTTATGCCGGTTACGCGCTTTCCTTGTACGGTCGCGCGCAGGATCGCCTATCTCACGTCCTCATCTCTTCGCCTTTCGAGTCGAGTTGGGACTTCTTCTATCCGACGCCTTACCCGCGCACGATCGAAAGCCGCCAGACCAACCGGCCCATCGACGCCAAGGACGCTGAGGTCAGCCTAGCGGATATACCTTTCGTGCGCCTGCGCCACGGCCTGCCACGCGACCTGCGCGAGGGCCGCGCCAGCTTCAGCGCGGCGGTGGGCAAGGTACAAGAGAATCTCGGTCCGCCCGAGTTGGTTATCGATCTGAAGCGCCGCCGCATTCGCGCGGCCGGAAAACTGATTAGCCTGACGCCAGCCGATCTCGCCCTGCTCGCGGTTTTCGCAAAGCGCGCCCAGACCAACGAACCTGCTCTGCCGGCACCAAATAAACACGTGAAAGAATCGGAGTGGGCGAGTCGATTCCTGGCGGAGTACCGCGCCATCCGCGGCGAAATGGCCGATACCGACGCAACCGACGAGGCGCTCAAAAAAGGCCAATCCTTCATTGGCCAATTCTTCTAA
- the cas6 gene encoding CRISPR system precrRNA processing endoribonuclease RAMP protein Cas6, whose product MKSWETVAFPIGRYRLRFVTMGGYRGYLGSAWRGAFGRALKRAVCVTHLPSCADCILNRNCVYPYLFESRLPPGAMKMRRYDTVPHPFVLAPPSNIQSDDELVDVGMTLFGSANQHLPYVIHALREAGDNGIGRRRVRNTLVAVEQTASLDHEWQEIYRPDESLRAVSPSAPTIPRLPLSINVCLLSPLRVRHNGHLMGAEDFSFAGFFVNVLRRISMLSYFYTESPLHVDFKALAAAARVFPVRTSVVVWQDLTRYSTRQQTAMQMGGLLGRFELPRDGIEPFWPYLWLGQWTHVGKFTSMGLGRYRLAESASLPDSTGISA is encoded by the coding sequence ATGAAAAGCTGGGAGACTGTTGCGTTTCCAATCGGTCGATATCGGCTCCGTTTCGTCACAATGGGGGGCTACCGCGGTTATCTCGGCTCAGCTTGGCGCGGTGCATTCGGGCGCGCCTTGAAACGCGCTGTGTGCGTGACTCACTTACCAAGCTGTGCAGACTGCATCCTGAATCGCAATTGCGTTTATCCTTATCTCTTCGAAAGTCGGCTGCCGCCTGGTGCGATGAAGATGCGCCGGTACGACACGGTCCCGCATCCGTTCGTGCTAGCGCCACCATCGAATATACAGTCTGACGATGAGCTTGTTGATGTCGGCATGACTCTCTTTGGCAGCGCTAACCAGCATCTGCCCTATGTCATACACGCGCTACGCGAGGCAGGTGACAACGGCATCGGCAGGCGGCGCGTTCGGAATACGCTGGTCGCCGTTGAACAGACGGCGAGCCTTGATCATGAATGGCAGGAAATCTACCGACCAGACGAGTCCTTGAGGGCGGTGTCACCGTCCGCACCCACAATTCCACGACTTCCGCTATCTATCAACGTGTGTTTACTGAGTCCACTGCGTGTCAGGCACAACGGTCATTTAATGGGCGCCGAAGATTTTAGTTTTGCAGGTTTCTTTGTGAACGTGCTGCGGCGCATATCCATGCTGAGCTATTTCTATACCGAATCCCCGCTGCACGTCGATTTCAAAGCTTTAGCGGCAGCGGCACGCGTCTTTCCAGTTCGTACTAGCGTAGTTGTATGGCAAGACTTGACGCGATATTCCACACGTCAACAAACCGCGATGCAGATGGGTGGTCTATTGGGCAGATTCGAGTTACCGCGCGATGGCATCGAGCCTTTCTGGCCTTATTTGTGGCTGGGCCAGTGGACGCATGTCGGTAAATTTACATCCATGGGCCTCGGTCGATACCGGCTTGCGGAGTCCGCAAGCTTGCCGGACAGTACAGGCATCAGCGCATAA
- a CDS encoding integrase arm-type DNA-binding domain-containing protein, which yields MPITRLTDAAVQRLKATQSGRLEYFDAGLPAFGVRVSQTGRKSWILFYRYRGKQRRLTLGTYPNKSLADAREAAHQAQKKIEQGIDPGDEKAALRAAERARQNDFKAVATEFIEKYAKRHTRSWKETDYTLRKEVIPAWGDLNIRKITRADVLDLGDGIIERGKPYMANRTHAAIRKLFNWAVERGIVDASPVAGVKPPGKEHSRDRTLTDDEIKAIWDAAETLGYPFGAMYRMLMLTGQRLNEVASMQWQHVRGDVWRIPTTKNDEPHEVPLALAAMNVLNGLPKVAGPYVFSTTAGQKPVSGFSRAKADMDRMSGVTGWRNHDLRRTLSTNMARLGIPPHVTEKVLNHRPS from the coding sequence ATGCCGATTACACGTCTTACCGATGCCGCGGTTCAGCGGCTCAAGGCAACGCAGAGTGGACGTCTTGAATACTTTGATGCCGGGCTCCCGGCTTTCGGTGTCCGAGTAAGCCAGACCGGTCGAAAATCCTGGATCCTCTTCTATCGTTACCGCGGCAAACAGCGGCGGCTTACCCTTGGCACCTATCCCAATAAATCGCTCGCGGATGCACGCGAGGCGGCACATCAGGCACAAAAAAAGATCGAGCAGGGCATAGACCCCGGCGACGAAAAGGCCGCGCTGCGGGCCGCTGAGCGCGCCAGGCAGAACGATTTTAAGGCGGTAGCCACGGAGTTCATCGAGAAGTACGCCAAGCGCCACACGCGCAGCTGGAAAGAGACCGATTACACGCTACGCAAGGAAGTCATTCCGGCCTGGGGCGACCTGAACATCAGGAAGATTACACGCGCGGATGTTCTGGATCTCGGGGACGGCATCATCGAACGCGGCAAGCCTTACATGGCGAACCGCACGCACGCGGCCATCCGAAAATTATTCAATTGGGCCGTTGAGCGCGGCATCGTGGACGCCTCTCCGGTGGCGGGCGTCAAGCCGCCAGGCAAGGAACATTCGCGGGATCGCACGCTCACGGACGATGAGATCAAGGCTATATGGGACGCCGCCGAAACGCTCGGCTATCCCTTCGGTGCGATGTACCGGATGCTGATGCTGACCGGCCAGCGGTTAAACGAGGTGGCGTCGATGCAGTGGCAGCACGTTAGGGGGGACGTGTGGCGGATACCCACAACCAAGAATGATGAGCCGCACGAGGTTCCGCTCGCGCTCGCGGCCATGAATGTCCTGAACGGTCTACCAAAGGTCGCAGGACCGTACGTCTTCAGCACCACCGCCGGCCAAAAGCCGGTATCCGGCTTCAGTCGCGCGAAGGCGGACATGGACCGCATGTCAGGCGTGACAGGCTGGCGGAATCACGATCTTCGCAGAACGCTATCGACCAACATGGCGCGTCTCGGCATCCCGCCGCACGTTACCGAGAAGGTCTTGAATCACCGCCCATCATAA
- a CDS encoding DUF2130 domain-containing protein → MLPHVTALSDKDSMTENLITCPRCGADIPVQQALGERIRHELEESLRKDHEARIAQAVREAEIRKGGELATQLADLDACLREQTHKAETAQKAELELRKQAREIEERARGLDLEVERKLDGERRRVEQSIRQSLSNEQNLKLREKEKQIDDLRKSLDDARRKSEQGSQETQGEVLEMNFEAALRAQFPCDRLKPVAKGQRGADLVHEVCNNLGEACGQILWEIKNTKHFSPGWIDKLKEDQRAAGASLSVLVSVALPEAVREFGQVNGVWVVGLRAWPALAVALRDQLVQVAFARAAAKGRRDKMALIYQYLSGDEFRHRVEAIVEGFTAMQTQLERERRAMEKLWKERERQIRCIVTNTVGMYGEMRGLIGAGMPEIEALELDGVALLEDAAR, encoded by the coding sequence ATGCTGCCTCACGTCACAGCATTGAGCGACAAAGACAGCATGACCGAGAACCTGATCACCTGCCCGCGCTGCGGCGCCGACATCCCCGTCCAGCAGGCTTTGGGCGAACGCATACGCCACGAGCTTGAAGAATCGCTGCGCAAGGATCACGAGGCGCGAATCGCGCAAGCGGTTCGTGAGGCCGAAATCCGCAAGGGCGGTGAACTGGCCACCCAGCTCGCCGACCTTGACGCGTGCCTTCGCGAGCAAACGCACAAGGCTGAGACCGCGCAGAAGGCGGAACTGGAACTACGCAAGCAGGCGCGCGAGATCGAGGAGCGGGCGCGGGGCCTGGATCTCGAAGTCGAACGCAAGCTCGATGGCGAGCGGCGCAGGGTCGAGCAGTCCATTCGTCAATCTTTGAGTAACGAGCAGAACCTCAAGCTGCGCGAAAAGGAAAAGCAGATCGACGACCTGCGCAAGTCGCTGGACGATGCGCGTCGCAAGAGCGAGCAGGGTTCCCAGGAGACCCAGGGCGAGGTGCTGGAAATGAACTTCGAGGCGGCGCTACGGGCGCAGTTTCCTTGCGACCGCTTAAAGCCGGTGGCCAAGGGCCAACGCGGCGCCGATCTCGTGCACGAGGTCTGCAACAACTTGGGCGAAGCCTGCGGCCAGATCCTGTGGGAGATCAAGAACACCAAGCACTTCAGTCCCGGCTGGATAGACAAGCTCAAGGAGGATCAGCGCGCGGCGGGGGCGTCCTTGTCGGTGCTGGTCTCGGTGGCCTTGCCGGAGGCAGTGCGCGAATTCGGGCAAGTCAATGGCGTGTGGGTCGTGGGCTTGCGCGCCTGGCCGGCGCTGGCGGTGGCGCTGCGCGATCAGCTCGTGCAGGTCGCCTTTGCGCGCGCCGCCGCGAAAGGTCGGCGCGACAAGATGGCGTTAATCTATCAATATCTCTCCGGCGATGAGTTCCGCCATCGAGTGGAGGCGATCGTCGAGGGCTTCACCGCCATGCAGACACAACTCGAGCGCGAGCGCCGCGCCATGGAAAAGCTGTGGAAGGAGCGTGAGCGACAGATCCGCTGCATCGTCACCAACACAGTCGGCATGTACGGCGAGATGCGTGGACTGATAGGCGCGGGCATGCCGGAAATCGAGGCGCTGGAACTGGATGGCGTGGCCTTGCTGGAAGACGCCGCGCGCTGA
- a CDS encoding DUF3987 domain-containing protein: MTDAIDAFRDAIAAAGLTPPETIEPDGTLHRYPTNGARGDDSGWYTLHPNDIAAGAFGDWRSGVSETWCSRSRSDMSETEREQYRRTIAETRRQRDAERERVHAKARERAAEIWERATPETGQHRYLRDRGVQAYGIRTDGERLIVPMRDTDGVLHSVQYIDPRGDKLFLKCGRASGGYHAVGKRNGVLCITEGYATGASIHEATGHAVAVAFSAGNLEPVARALRAKYPDLRMIVCADDDTATDGNPGLTKAAAAARTVGGLLAVPDFGAERPTDATDFNDLARLRGLDAVSACIANAKPTNISNVSGISVSNWPQPQSLTVATASAPYPIEALPGGIGAAVREVVTFVQCPASLSACSALSAVSLTCQGLADVRRADKLSGPCSLYLLAIAESGESGERKTSCDGYFTSAIREWEREQTAHMEPEVSHHTAALNAWTAKRDGVLQAIKQASRSGKSTSLKEDELDRLEADKPQAPRVPSLTYGDTTPEALAFNLAQFWPSGGVLSSEAGIVFGGHAMGRESITRNLALLNSLWDGRGHKVHRRTTDSFNVEGVRLTMGLSVQPDVVRAFFENSKGLTRGSSFAARFLIAWPQSTQGSRLFRPAPESWPHLSAFHRRITTLLDQTPTINPRGELELSQLSLSQEAEAAWINFHDEVEHELKPRRRHGRDARRSEQGRR; this comes from the coding sequence ATGACAGACGCTATCGACGCCTTCCGCGACGCGATAGCGGCGGCCGGACTGACACCACCCGAGACCATCGAGCCGGACGGCACGTTGCATCGATACCCGACCAATGGCGCGCGCGGCGATGACTCGGGATGGTACACGCTCCACCCCAACGACATCGCAGCCGGCGCCTTCGGTGATTGGCGCAGCGGCGTATCCGAGACCTGGTGTAGTCGCTCCCGGTCGGATATGTCAGAGACCGAGCGCGAGCAGTATCGACGCACCATCGCTGAGACTCGCCGTCAGCGCGACGCCGAACGCGAGCGCGTCCACGCCAAGGCACGCGAGCGGGCGGCCGAGATATGGGAGCGCGCTACGCCAGAGACCGGCCAGCACAGATATCTGCGGGATCGCGGCGTTCAGGCGTACGGCATCCGCACCGACGGCGAACGGCTGATCGTTCCCATGCGCGACACCGACGGGGTGCTTCATTCGGTTCAGTACATCGACCCGCGCGGCGACAAGCTCTTTTTGAAGTGTGGACGTGCATCCGGCGGGTATCACGCCGTCGGCAAACGTAACGGCGTGCTCTGCATTACCGAAGGTTACGCCACCGGCGCGAGCATCCACGAGGCGACCGGACACGCGGTCGCCGTCGCGTTCAGCGCAGGCAACCTGGAGCCGGTCGCACGCGCGCTGCGCGCCAAATATCCAGACCTCCGCATGATCGTATGCGCCGACGATGACACAGCCACCGACGGAAATCCGGGACTTACGAAAGCGGCGGCAGCGGCTCGAACGGTTGGCGGATTGTTGGCGGTCCCGGACTTCGGTGCCGAGCGGCCGACCGACGCCACCGACTTTAACGACCTGGCGCGACTTCGTGGCCTGGACGCTGTAAGCGCCTGTATCGCCAATGCGAAACCCACCAACATTAGCAACGTTAGCGGCATTAGCGTTAGCAACTGGCCGCAACCGCAATCGCTAACCGTAGCAACCGCGTCGGCACCATATCCCATCGAGGCGCTGCCTGGTGGCATTGGCGCAGCTGTCCGTGAAGTGGTGACATTCGTGCAATGCCCCGCGTCGCTGTCGGCGTGCAGTGCACTGTCGGCGGTCTCTCTCACGTGCCAAGGCTTGGCCGACGTGCGACGCGCGGACAAGCTGAGCGGACCTTGCAGTCTGTACTTGCTGGCAATCGCCGAGAGCGGCGAGAGCGGCGAGCGCAAGACTTCATGCGACGGCTATTTTACTTCGGCGATCCGCGAATGGGAGCGCGAGCAAACCGCGCACATGGAACCGGAAGTATCGCACCACACGGCGGCGCTGAACGCCTGGACAGCCAAGCGCGATGGCGTGTTGCAGGCGATCAAGCAAGCGTCGAGGTCCGGCAAGTCAACGTCGCTGAAAGAGGATGAGCTAGACCGCCTGGAAGCCGACAAGCCGCAAGCGCCGCGCGTGCCGAGCCTGACCTACGGTGACACCACGCCGGAAGCCTTGGCATTCAATCTGGCGCAGTTCTGGCCGTCTGGCGGTGTGCTATCAAGCGAGGCAGGAATCGTGTTTGGCGGCCACGCGATGGGGCGCGAGAGCATCACCCGCAACCTGGCGTTGTTGAATAGCTTATGGGACGGACGCGGCCACAAGGTACATCGACGCACGACCGATTCGTTCAACGTCGAAGGCGTACGGCTGACGATGGGATTAAGCGTGCAACCGGATGTAGTGCGCGCGTTCTTCGAGAACTCAAAGGGACTTACGCGCGGTTCGAGCTTTGCCGCGCGGTTCCTGATTGCCTGGCCACAATCGACGCAAGGCTCAAGGTTGTTCCGACCTGCACCTGAGTCTTGGCCGCACCTGTCCGCATTCCATCGCCGCATCACCACGCTGCTTGATCAAACGCCGACCATCAACCCGCGCGGCGAGCTGGAATTGTCGCAACTGTCGCTGTCGCAAGAGGCAGAAGCCGCATGGATCAACTTCCACGACGAAGTAGAACACGAACTGAAACCCCGGCGGCGACATGGCCGAGACGCGCGACGTAGCGAGCAAGGCCGCCGATAA
- a CDS encoding DUF3987 domain-containing protein, which produces MAETRDVASKAADNVARLAALFHIFEHGASGDISAEHIRAASRIVTWHLYEARRFLSELVLPPGVNNAAKLDAWLLEHCRETGSKRVTTRRVQQYVPGGLRDKHALEEAINELVDADRVRLVAGRRKEIEINPALLELN; this is translated from the coding sequence ATGGCCGAGACGCGCGACGTAGCGAGCAAGGCCGCCGATAACGTCGCAAGACTGGCCGCGCTGTTCCATATCTTCGAGCACGGCGCGAGCGGCGATATAAGCGCCGAGCATATCCGCGCTGCTTCACGCATCGTCACCTGGCACCTTTATGAAGCGCGGCGATTCTTGAGCGAGCTTGTCTTACCGCCGGGAGTGAACAACGCGGCTAAGCTGGACGCCTGGCTATTAGAGCATTGCCGCGAGACTGGATCAAAACGTGTTACCACGCGCCGCGTGCAACAGTACGTGCCTGGTGGGCTGCGAGATAAGCATGCCCTCGAAGAAGCAATCAACGAACTCGTAGACGCTGATCGCGTGCGCTTAGTGGCAGGACGGCGAAAGGAGATCGAAATTAACCCGGCGCTGCTGGAGTTGAACTAA